The Paralichthys olivaceus isolate ysfri-2021 chromosome 9, ASM2471397v2, whole genome shotgun sequence genome contains a region encoding:
- the LOC109643767 gene encoding protocadherin gamma-A11-like has protein sequence MMGRKMSCFVLLLLWQAANGDVSYSMQEEMKRGSHIGNIAKDLNLDMNKLSSRNARVDAAGNRKRYCDINLGTGDLIVSDRIDREELCGEKLSCVIKRDLVLENPLELHPFSLHIQDINDNSPQFNEEIINLEIQESADRGARFVIEEAHDADVGQNSVQQYSLKKNDNFILAASGNTLELVLDKELDREKLGDMNLLLTALDGGSPQRSGTVVIHVTVLDANDNAPVFSQAVYKASLPENSPLDTVVVTVSATDADEGVNGDVTYDFGHVTEDVKKVFSIDRKNGKITVNGAIDFETVTSYDLRIKAKDGLGLSSYTKVNIDVTDVNDNVPVIYMKSLINAVPENVSSGTEVGIINVQDADSDSNQKVRCSIQQNVPFKLVPSIKNYYSLVTTGQLDRELVSDYNITIIATDEGSPPLSSSKTVQLSVADINDNPPVFEEQSYSAYVTENNKPGSTLCSVTARDPDWRQNGTVVYSLLAGEVNGAPVSSYLSVNGDTGVIHAVRSFDYEQFRSFKVHVMARDNGSPPLSSNVTVSVFISDVNDNSPQILYPAPEGNSFMTELVPKAAHGGSLVSKVIAVDADSGQNAWLSYHIVKSTDPGLFTIGDHSGEIRTQRDISESDSMKQNLIVAVKDNGQPSLSATCSMYLLISDNLAEVPELKDISYDEKNSKLTSYLIIALVSVSTFFLTFIIIILGVRFCRRRKPRMLFDGAVAIPSAYLPPNYADVDGTGTLRSTYNYDAYLTTGSRTSDFKFVTSYNDNTLPADQTLRKSPSDFADAFGDLNGSPEVGT, from the coding sequence ATGATGGGGCGCAAGATGAGCTGCTTTGTCTTGCTCCTGCTCTGGCAAGCCGCGAACGGGGACGTGAGCTACTCGATGCAAGAGGAAATGAAGCGCGGATCGCATATTGGGAATATAGCGAAAGATCTCAACCTGGACATGAACAAACTGTCTTCTAGAAATGCCCGTGTTGACGCAGCAGGAAACCGCAAACGATATTGTGACATCAATCTCGGTACTGGGGACTTGATCGTTTCCGACAGGATCGACCGAGAGGAGCTTTGTGGAGAAAAGCTGTCGTGTGTCATAAAACGCGATCTCGTTCTGGAGAATCCTCTGGAGCTGCATCCATTCAGTCTCCACATTCAGGATATTAATGATAACTCACCACAGTTTAACGAAGAAATTATCAATTTAGAAATTCAAGAGTCGGCTGACAGGGGAGCTCGTTTTGTGATAGAGGAGGCGCACGATGCGGATGTAGGACAGAATTCAGTTCAACAATACAGCTTGAAGAAGAATGATAATTTCATCTTGGCTGCTAGTGGAAACACACTCGAGCTTGTTCTTGATAAAGAGCTTGATCGTGAAAAACTAGGAGACATGAATCTGCTCCTTACAGCTCTAGATGGTGGATCTCCTCAGAGATCAGGTACCGTAGTTATACACGTCACTGTGCTGGATGCTAATGATAACGCCCCAGTGTTCAGTCAGGCTGTTTATAAAGCCAGTCTGCCTGAAAACTCTCCTTTAGATACTGTGGTGGTCACAGTGAGCGCGACTGATGCAGATGAGGGAGTGAATGGAGATGTGACTTATGATTTTGGACACGTTACTGAAGATGTGAAGAAAGTTTTTAGTATTGATCGCAAAAATGGCAAAATAACAGTAAATGGTGCAATTGACTTTGAAACTGTTACATCATATGATTTGCGCATTAAAGCAAAGGATGGTTTAGGATTATCGTCATACACAAAAGTAAACATTGATGTCACAGATGTGAATGACAACGTCCCAGTAATCTATATGAAATCCCTGATAAATGCTGTACCTGAGAACGTGTCATCTGGTACAGAGGTGGGCATCATTAACGTGCAGGATGCAGATTCTGATAGTAACCAAAAGGTTCGCTGCTCCATTcaacaaaatgtcccttttaaGTTAGTCCCttctattaaaaactattattctCTGGTGACCACAGGACAACTGGACCGTGAACTAGTGTCAGATTACAACATTACAATCATTGCCACTGACGAGGGCTCtccacctctgtcctcctctaaaACTGTTCAGTTATCTGTAGCTGACATCAACGACAACCCACCTGTGTTTGAGGAACAGTCCTACAGCGCATACGtgactgaaaataacaaacctgGCTCCACTTTATGTTCCGTTACTGCTCGGGACCCCGACTGGAGACAAAACGGTACAGTGGTTTATTCTCTGTTAGCTGGTGAGGTGAACGGTGCCCCGGTGTCCTCCTATCTGTCAGTGAACGGAGACACAGGGGTGATTCACGCTGTGAGATCGTTTGATTATGAACAGTTCAGGAGCTTTAAAGTCCACGTGATGGCCAGAGACAACGGTTCTCCTCCGCTCAGCAGCAACGTGACCGTCAGCGTGTTCATATCAGATGTGAACGACAACTCTCCTCAGATACTGTACCCCGCCCCGGAGGGCAACTCCTTCATGACCGAGCTGGTCCCCAAAGCTGCACACGGAGGCTCTCTGGTGTCCAAAGTGATCGCGGTGGACGCGGACTCCGGACAGAACGCCTGGCTGTCCTATCATATAGTCAAATCCACTGATCCGGGACTTTTCACTATTGGTGACCACAGCGGAGAGATCAGGACACAGCGGGACATTTCTGAGTCTGACAGCATGAAACAGAACCTTATTGTGGCGGTGAAAGATAACGGAcagccctctctgtctgccacctgttccatgtatttacttatttctgATAACTTGGCTGAGGTGCCAGAGCTGAAGGACATTTCTTATGATGAGAAGAATTCCAAACTGACCTCTTACCTGATCATCGCGCtggtctctgtctccaccttcttcctgaccttcatcatcatcatcctcggTGTGAGGTTTTGTCGCAGGAGAAAACCCAGAATGTTGTTTGACGGAGCTGTCGCCATCCCCAGCGCTTATCTCCCTCCTAATTACGCAGATGTTGATGGCACAGGAACTTTACGCAGTACTTACAATTATGACGCCTACCTGACAACAGGTTCCAGAACCAGTGACTTTAAGTTTGTGACATcttacaatgacaacacactgCCTGCTGACCAGACTCTGAGGAAAAGTCCTTCTGACTTTGCTGATGCTTTTGGGGACTTAAATGGTTCTCCTGAGGTAGGAACATGA